The Stratiformator vulcanicus genome has a segment encoding these proteins:
- a CDS encoding UbiX family flavin prenyltransferase, protein MKPIVLAICGASGSVYGVRLLEVLIAAGREVHLTISRAATEVFRAELGIKIDLENFEIRDLLAARNPNFGPRGRDEAFGEEVDKAIEAGRLVYHSGNDYSAGIASGSFRTAGMAICPCSMGTLGSLAGGLSSNLIHRAAGVHLKERRKLILVPRETPLSGIQLGNMKTLSDAGAVILPAMPGFYHQPACIDDLIDFVVARVCDQLDVDASLMKRWGE, encoded by the coding sequence ATGAAACCGATCGTCCTTGCCATCTGCGGTGCCAGCGGGTCCGTGTACGGGGTTCGGCTGCTTGAAGTCTTAATCGCGGCGGGTCGGGAAGTGCATTTAACGATCAGCCGCGCCGCGACGGAGGTCTTCCGCGCTGAATTGGGAATCAAGATCGACCTCGAGAATTTTGAAATTCGAGATTTGCTTGCCGCCCGCAATCCGAATTTCGGGCCACGCGGTCGAGATGAGGCATTTGGGGAAGAAGTCGATAAAGCGATCGAAGCGGGCCGCTTGGTCTATCACTCAGGGAACGACTACTCCGCGGGTATTGCGAGCGGCTCGTTCCGGACGGCGGGTATGGCGATCTGCCCCTGCTCAATGGGCACACTGGGCAGCTTGGCGGGCGGGTTAAGTTCAAACTTAATCCATCGCGCTGCGGGCGTGCATTTAAAGGAGCGCCGAAAATTAATTCTGGTCCCGCGTGAAACGCCGCTGAGCGGTATTCAGCTCGGCAATATGAAAACGCTCAGTGACGCAGGAGCCGTCATTCTGCCGGCCATGCCGGGGTTCTATCATCAACCCGCCTGCATCGACGACCTCATCGATTTCGTCGTTGCCCGCGTCTGCG
- the ubiE gene encoding bifunctional demethylmenaquinone methyltransferase/2-methoxy-6-polyprenyl-1,4-benzoquinol methylase UbiE, translating into MSVDKSGQRIRQMFGEISSRYDLNNHVLSGGVDYYWRHRTVAAIDFEVEGPILDACTGTGDLALAIARHQKGSRLVVGSDFTHQMLEIANQKHRAGKSAADRVPFIEADTQELPFADDTFAAVTVAFGLRNVTSTERGLKEMARVTKPGGQVLVLEFSKPKNRIISPLYQWYFRNVLPVIGQLLARNDQSAYDYLPQSVGEFPDGKELTDLMESCGMTNATWKPLTFGIATLYVARKPDASTATANDHAAA; encoded by the coding sequence ATGAGTGTGGATAAGTCCGGCCAACGCATCCGGCAGATGTTCGGGGAGATTTCCTCGCGCTATGATCTGAACAATCACGTCCTGTCTGGCGGTGTCGACTATTACTGGCGACATCGCACGGTCGCGGCGATCGATTTCGAAGTCGAGGGACCGATCCTTGATGCCTGCACGGGCACGGGCGATTTGGCCCTGGCGATCGCGCGGCACCAAAAGGGTTCTCGATTGGTCGTTGGCAGCGATTTCACGCATCAAATGCTTGAGATCGCGAACCAGAAGCATCGGGCGGGCAAGTCCGCCGCGGACCGTGTTCCCTTTATCGAAGCCGATACGCAGGAACTTCCGTTCGCCGACGATACGTTTGCCGCGGTGACGGTCGCCTTCGGATTAAGGAACGTCACGAGTACCGAACGCGGATTGAAAGAGATGGCCCGCGTGACCAAGCCGGGTGGTCAGGTGCTGGTGCTCGAGTTCTCAAAGCCGAAGAACAGGATCATCAGCCCGCTGTACCAGTGGTACTTCCGAAACGTGTTGCCCGTGATCGGCCAATTACTCGCCCGGAATGACCAGTCTGCCTACGATTATCTGCCGCAGTCGGTCGGCGAGTTTCCCGACGGGAAAGAATTAACCGACTTAATGGAATCGTGCGGCATGACCAACGCAACTTGGAAGCCGCTCACGTTCGGCATTGCGACGCTTTACGTCGCCCGCAAGCCGGATGCCTCAACCGCAACCGCTAATGATCACGCCGCGGCATGA